A stretch of Ursus arctos isolate Adak ecotype North America unplaced genomic scaffold, UrsArc2.0 scaffold_4, whole genome shotgun sequence DNA encodes these proteins:
- the FBXO40 gene encoding F-box only protein 40: MGRARRPLPGQHRHCEKCFNRHCRIPVEPDVSCLVINCHLSCGATFHMCKEAEHELLCPLEEVPCLNSEYGCPLSMSRYKLAKHLQVCPASVVCCSMEWNRWPNVDSETTLHENIMKETPSEECLDTALALQDQKVLFRSLKMVELFPETREPTEEEPTMNGEASWEEMEGAVGGADASLVPRGSLSATNGEMAELSQEEREVLAKTKEGMDLAKFDKWENIFSKEHAASALTSSSVGCESTSGNSPGKEQISSDNNMVGEEALKEKEPQENQKQQDFHEALETTGLAPWQDGVLERLKKAVDAKDYNMYLVHNGRMLIHFGQMPACTPKERDFVYGNLEAQEVKTVYTFKVPVSYCGKRARVGDAMLSCKPSEHKAVDTSDLGIMVEDLPKSDLIKTTLLCALERELKGHVISESRSIDGLFMDFATQTYNFEPEQFSSGTVLADLLTTANPGGLHVELHSECVTRRHNKSSSAFTFTCNKFFRRDEFPLHFKNVHTDIQSCLNGWFQHRCPLAYLGCTFIQNHFRPPGQKAKVIYSQELKTFAIKPEVASELSERKKNNHLSGHGGKSQNCLTSLPLEVLQYIAGFLDSISLSQLSQVSVLMRNICATLLQERGMVLLQWKKKRYSHGGTSWRVHREIWQFSSLFSKIKSWEFNEVASMSEHLKSCPFNVVEHKTDPILLTSMCQLQEQARESLVTTFRARPRGRHTC, from the exons ATG GGCAGGGCACGCAGGCCTCTACCTGGGCAGCACAGGCATTGTGAGAAATGCTTCAACCGTCACTGCCGCATTCCTGTGGAGCCTGATGTCTCCTGTCTGGTGATAAACTGCCATCTGTCCTGTGGTGCCACCTTCCACATGTGCAAAGAGGCAGAGCATGAGCTCCTCTGCCCTCTAGAGGAGGTTCCCTGCCTCAACTCCGAATACGGCTGCCCCCTTTCCATGTCCCGCTACAAGCTGGCCAAGCACTTGCAAGTATGCCCCGCCAGCGTGGTCTGCTGCTCCATGGAGTGGAATCGCTGGCCAAATGTGGACTCCGAAACAACCCTTCATGAGAACATCATGAAAGAGACCCCCAGTGAGGAGTGTTTGGACACAGCCCTGGCCCTCCAGGACCAGAAGGTCCTTTTCAGATCTCTGAAAATGGTAGAACTTTTCCCAGAAACTAGAGAGCCCACTGAGGAGGAACCTACTATGAATGGTGAAGCCAGCTGGGAGGAAATGGAAGGAGCAGTGGGTGGAGCAGATGCCAGTTTGGTACCACGTGGATCTCTATCAGCAACTAATGGAGAGATGGCAGAACTGAGTCAAGAAGAACGAGAGGTGTTAGCCAAAACCAAAGAAGGGATGGACCTGGCCAAGTTTGACAAGTGGGAGAACATATTCAGCAAAGAGCATGCAGCCTCTGCTTTAACAAGCTCATCAGTAGGCtgtgagagcacaagtgggaacaGCCCAGGGAAAGAACAGATTTCTAGCGACAATAACATGGTAGGAGAGGAGGCTCTCAAAGAGAAAGAACCACAGGAAAACCAGAAGCAGCAGGATTTTCATGAAGCCCTGGAAACAACAGGGCTTGCCCCTTGGCAGGATGGTGTTCTAGAAAGATTGAAAAAAGCTGTGGATGCAAAAGACTATAATATGTATCTGGTGCACAATGGGAGGATGCTTATCCACTTTGGTCAGATGCCTGCTTGTACACCTAAGGAGCGGGACTTTGTTTATGGCAACCTTGAGGCTCAGGAAGTGAAGACTGTTTACACCTTCAAAGTTCCTGTGAGCTACTGTGGGAAGCGGGCTCGTGTTGGAGATGCCATGTTGAGTTGTAAACCAAGTGAACACAAGGCAGTAGACACTTCGGATTTAGGGATCATGGTGGAAGACCTACCCAAATCAGATCTCATCAAGACAACCCTCTTGTGTGCTTTAGAAAGAGAGCTTAAAGGTCATGTCATCTCTGAATCCAGGAGCATTGATGGGCTGTTCATGGATTTTGCTACGCAGACATACAATTTTGAGCCAGAACAGTTCTCCTCTGGGACAGTGCTGGCTGACCTCCTAACCACTGCCAACCCAGGGGGGCTCCATGTGGAACTCCACAGTGAGTGTGTGACCAGGAGACACAACAAGAGCAGCTCTGCCTTCACTTTCACTTGCAACAAATTCTTCAGGAGGGATGAATTCCCCCTACATTTCAAGAATGTCCACACAGACATTCAGTCATGTCTCAATGGCTGGTTTCAGCATCGATGCCCTCTTGCCTACTTGGGATGTACATTTATTCAAAACCATTTCCGTCCCCCAGGGCAAAAGGCAAAAGTGATCTATAGTCAGGAGCTCAAGACCTTTGCCATTAAGCCAGAGGTTGCTTCAGAgctgagtgagagaaagaagaacaacCATCTCTCAGGCCATGGAGGGAAAAGCCAGAATTGTCTAACCAGCCTGCCCCTGGAGGTTTTGCAATACATTGCTGGGTTCTTGGACAGCATCAGCCTGTCCCAGCTTTCCCAGGTGTCTGTGTTGATGAGAAATATCTGTGCTACTTTGTTACAAGAGAGAGGGATGGTCCTCCTGCAGTGGAAGAAGAAGAGGTATTCTCACGGAGGCACCTCCTGGAGAGTCCACAGAGAG ATCTGGCAATTCAGCAGCCTCTTctccaaaatcaagagctgggagTTCAATGAAGTTGCCTCCATGTCTGAACACCTGAAGTCCTGTCCTTTCAACGTTGTAGAGCATAAGACTGACCCAATTCTTTTGACCAGCATGTGTCAGCTCCAGGAGCAGGCCCGAGAGAGCTTAGTCACCACCTTTAGAGCCAGACCACGAGGAAGACACACCTGCTAA